A window of Tautonia plasticadhaerens contains these coding sequences:
- a CDS encoding choice-of-anchor Q domain-containing protein, whose translation MSVRTHAIARLSDDSRRTRDRSRRLLRPTLLALEDRRLLSTFSVTSTFDDGSDDTLRWAVAQANSNAGADTIAFDGAAFGSPLTITLGGTQLELSDTTGPTTIAGSQAGVTVSGGGASRVFQNDEGASASLTDLTISGGQADADGGGILNRGTTELIRCTVSGNTEGLGFGATDPGRGGGIHNSGTLSVTNSTIVNNQARYAYFFDNSTSYYSYVPGSGGGSFSSGAVTVAGSTITGNSSGYGGGAGIDYSGGTATLTDTIVAGNAGNDLSGPVPGTYNLIGSDDSSWLVDGVDGNLVGVSDPGLGALGNYGGPTQTIPLLPGSPAINAGTTAGRRRPTSVAWAGSAPSTSAPSRARGSPSRPSPAAPRNRRPSARRSPTHSRSP comes from the coding sequence ATGAGCGTCCGAACCCACGCAATCGCCCGGCTGAGTGACGATTCCAGGCGAACCAGGGACCGTAGCCGGCGGCTCCTGCGGCCGACGCTCCTGGCGCTGGAGGATCGGCGATTGCTCTCGACGTTCAGCGTCACAAGCACGTTCGACGACGGCAGCGACGACACGCTTCGCTGGGCCGTCGCCCAGGCGAACTCGAACGCGGGGGCCGACACGATCGCTTTCGACGGCGCCGCGTTCGGCTCGCCCCTGACCATCACGCTGGGCGGGACGCAGCTCGAGCTGAGCGACACGACCGGCCCGACCACGATCGCCGGCTCCCAGGCGGGCGTCACGGTCAGCGGTGGCGGCGCCAGCCGGGTCTTCCAGAACGACGAGGGGGCCTCCGCCTCGCTCACGGACCTGACGATCTCCGGGGGCCAGGCCGACGCGGACGGCGGCGGGATCCTCAACCGGGGGACGACCGAGCTGATCCGGTGCACGGTCAGCGGCAACACCGAGGGCCTCGGCTTCGGCGCGACCGACCCTGGCCGGGGAGGCGGCATCCACAACAGCGGCACGCTGTCGGTCACCAACTCCACGATCGTCAACAACCAGGCCCGGTACGCCTACTTCTTCGACAATTCCACCAGTTACTACTCGTACGTTCCCGGCTCCGGTGGCGGGAGCTTCAGCAGCGGCGCGGTCACGGTGGCCGGCTCGACCATCACGGGCAACTCGTCTGGGTACGGCGGCGGCGCAGGCATCGACTACTCCGGCGGGACCGCCACGCTGACCGACACGATCGTCGCCGGCAATGCCGGCAACGATCTTTCCGGGCCGGTCCCGGGGACGTACAACCTGATCGGTTCCGACGACTCGAGCTGGCTGGTGGACGGGGTCGACGGCAACCTCGTCGGCGTGTCCGATCCGGGGCTGGGGGCCCTGGGCAACTACGGCGGCCCCACGCAGACGATCCCGCTGCTGCCCGGCAGCCCGGCGATCAACGCCGGCACCACGGCCGGGCGTCGGCGACCGACCAGCGTGGCCTGGGCCGGTTCGGCGCCGTCGACATCGGCGCCTTCGAGAGCCAGGGGTTCACCTTCGCGGCCGTCGCCGGCAGCACCCCGCAATCGGCGTCCATCGGCGCGGCGTTCGCCAACCCACTCGCGGTCTCCCTGA
- a CDS encoding TIGR03032 family protein gives MTTAVSPSEPAPSLAPTEVDAPTPLRAVHTANFPALLRQIGASLLVTTYQAGKLVMVRDEGDDLNTHFRGFQAPMGMALSGGRLAVGTAMQVWEFVDVPAVAARLAPPGRHDACFLPRSSHVTGNIQVHEMAWGAGEEPWVVNTQFSCLCTLDRSASFTPRWRPQFVTALEPTDRCHLNGLAMDDGRPRYVTALGETDAAAGWRAGKAKGGIVMDVASGEVIASGLSMPHSPRWHAGRLWVCESGAGTFGFLDPESGRYEPVAATPGFTRGVDFAGHLAFVGLSQVRESAVFSGIPITERLTAEERTCGVCVIDLRSGQVVALLRFETAMQEVFAVTLLPGKRYPDLINDDVKLMQNSFSVPDEALADVPAALKGTTEPAR, from the coding sequence ATGACGACCGCGGTTTCCCCGTCCGAGCCGGCGCCGTCCCTTGCCCCCACGGAGGTGGACGCCCCGACCCCGTTACGGGCGGTCCACACGGCGAACTTCCCCGCGTTGCTGAGGCAGATCGGCGCCTCGCTCCTGGTCACCACCTACCAGGCCGGCAAGCTGGTCATGGTCCGCGACGAGGGGGACGACCTCAACACCCACTTCCGCGGCTTCCAGGCCCCCATGGGCATGGCCCTCTCCGGCGGCCGGCTGGCCGTCGGCACGGCGATGCAGGTCTGGGAGTTCGTCGACGTCCCGGCCGTCGCCGCCAGGCTCGCGCCGCCGGGCCGCCACGACGCCTGCTTCCTGCCCCGCTCCTCCCACGTCACCGGCAACATCCAGGTCCACGAGATGGCCTGGGGGGCCGGGGAAGAGCCCTGGGTGGTCAACACCCAGTTCTCCTGCCTCTGCACGCTCGACCGCTCGGCCAGCTTCACGCCCCGGTGGCGACCGCAGTTCGTCACGGCGCTCGAGCCCACGGACCGTTGCCACCTCAACGGCCTGGCGATGGACGACGGCCGCCCGCGGTACGTCACGGCGCTCGGCGAGACCGACGCGGCGGCCGGCTGGCGGGCCGGCAAGGCGAAGGGCGGCATCGTGATGGACGTGGCCAGCGGCGAGGTGATCGCCAGCGGGCTGTCGATGCCCCACTCGCCGCGTTGGCACGCCGGGCGCCTCTGGGTCTGCGAGTCGGGCGCCGGGACGTTCGGGTTCCTCGACCCGGAGTCGGGCCGGTACGAGCCCGTTGCCGCCACGCCGGGCTTCACCCGGGGGGTCGACTTCGCGGGCCACCTCGCCTTCGTCGGGCTCTCGCAGGTCCGCGAGAGCGCCGTCTTCAGCGGCATCCCGATCACCGAGCGGCTCACGGCGGAGGAGCGGACCTGCGGCGTCTGCGTGATCGACCTGAGGAGCGGCCAGGTGGTCGCGCTGCTGCGGTTCGAGACCGCCATGCAGGAGGTCTTCGCCGTGACGTTGCTGCCGGGCAAGCGGTACCCGGACCTGATCAACGACGACGTGAAGCTGATGCAGAACTCGTTCTCGGTCCCCGACGAGGCGCTGGCCGACGTGCCGGCGGCGCTGAAGGGGACTACCGAGCCCGCCCGCTGA
- a CDS encoding sigma-70 family RNA polymerase sigma factor translates to MAECHRRYLARPGRDVGREVSIYRGAMPGASTGALAARLLGKLTSPSQAAVRAERKLQLQEALNRMDPIDREVLVLRHYEQMSNGDAAAALGLGRAAASKRYTRALERLEKTLADLTGGVDGGES, encoded by the coding sequence GTGGCCGAGTGCCACCGGCGTTACCTGGCCCGGCCCGGCCGCGACGTCGGCCGAGAGGTCTCGATCTACCGCGGCGCCATGCCCGGCGCGAGCACGGGAGCCCTTGCCGCCCGGCTGCTGGGCAAGCTGACCAGCCCCAGCCAGGCGGCGGTGCGGGCGGAGCGCAAGCTGCAACTGCAGGAGGCCCTCAACCGCATGGACCCGATCGACCGGGAGGTCCTGGTCCTGCGCCACTACGAGCAGATGAGCAACGGCGACGCCGCCGCGGCGCTCGGCCTGGGGAGGGCGGCGGCGAGCAAGCGGTACACCCGGGCGTTGGAACGTCTCGAAAAGACCCTGGCCGACCTGACGGGGGGCGTGGACGGGGGCGAATCTTGA